The following proteins are encoded in a genomic region of [Eubacterium] hominis:
- a CDS encoding oleate hydratase, with translation MYYSNGNYEAFARPLKPAGVDRKSAYLVGSGLASLAAACFLVRDGQMKGEHIHILEELNIAGGACDGIKDPTKGFIIRGGREMENHFECLWDLFRSIPSIETEGVSVLDEYYWLNKADPNYSLMRATINRGEDAHTDGKFALSDEAAMEIMKLFFTKDEDLYDKTINDVFDEEFFKSNFWLYWRTMFAFEQWHSALEMKLYIQRFIHHIGGLPDFSALKFTKYNQYESLILPMIKYLEAHHVNFQYDTKVTNVIFDITKDKKVAKQIVCIHGGKEETIDLIEDDLVFVTNGSCTENSSLGDENHAPEFKTENGGCWQLWRNIAAQDPSFGHPDKFCTDTDKTYWESATITTLDDKIPPYLEKICKRDPFAGKVTTGGIVTAKDSNWLLSWTINRQPHFKDQPKDQLVIWFYGLFGDVPGNYIKKPMRECTGIEITEEWLYHLGVPEDEIHDMAVNSARCIPCMMPYITAFFMPRTKGDRPKVVPDGCVNFAFIGQFADTVRDTVFTTEYSVRTAMEAVYTLLDVDRGVPEVFNSCYDVRVLLDSTYKMMDGKKLSEIELPWMMKVIEKKGLKKIQGTVIEELLQRYHLI, from the coding sequence ATGTATTATAGTAATGGTAATTATGAAGCATTTGCACGTCCTTTAAAACCAGCTGGAGTTGACCGTAAATCAGCGTATCTTGTTGGTTCTGGTTTAGCATCATTGGCAGCCGCATGTTTCCTAGTTCGTGATGGACAGATGAAAGGGGAACATATACATATTTTAGAAGAATTAAATATCGCAGGTGGTGCTTGTGATGGTATCAAAGATCCAACCAAAGGATTTATTATCCGTGGTGGTCGTGAAATGGAAAACCATTTTGAATGTTTATGGGATTTGTTCCGTTCTATTCCTTCTATTGAAACAGAGGGTGTATCTGTTTTAGATGAATATTATTGGTTAAATAAAGCAGATCCTAACTATTCTTTAATGCGTGCGACAATTAATCGTGGAGAAGATGCTCATACAGATGGAAAATTTGCGCTAAGTGATGAAGCTGCTATGGAAATCATGAAATTGTTCTTTACGAAGGATGAAGATTTATATGATAAGACTATCAATGATGTATTTGATGAAGAATTTTTTAAGAGTAATTTCTGGTTATATTGGAGAACCATGTTTGCCTTTGAACAATGGCACAGTGCTTTGGAAATGAAGTTATATATCCAGCGTTTTATTCACCATATTGGTGGTTTACCAGATTTCTCTGCATTAAAGTTCACAAAATATAATCAATATGAGTCTTTGATTCTGCCTATGATCAAATACTTGGAAGCACATCATGTGAATTTCCAGTATGATACAAAAGTCACAAATGTAATTTTTGATATCACAAAAGATAAAAAAGTCGCAAAACAAATTGTTTGTATCCATGGTGGAAAAGAAGAAACGATTGATTTAATCGAAGATGATTTGGTATTTGTGACAAATGGCAGCTGTACAGAAAATTCTAGTTTGGGTGATGAAAACCATGCGCCTGAATTTAAAACAGAAAATGGCGGCTGTTGGCAGTTATGGAGAAATATCGCAGCACAGGATCCAAGCTTTGGACATCCGGATAAATTCTGTACAGACACAGATAAAACATATTGGGAATCCGCAACCATCACGACATTAGATGATAAGATTCCACCATATTTGGAGAAGATTTGTAAACGTGATCCATTCGCAGGGAAAGTCACAACCGGTGGTATTGTGACCGCAAAAGATTCTAACTGGTTATTAAGTTGGACAATCAACCGTCAGCCACACTTCAAAGATCAGCCAAAAGATCAGCTAGTCATCTGGTTCTATGGATTATTTGGCGATGTGCCAGGAAACTATATTAAGAAACCGATGAGAGAATGTACAGGTATAGAAATCACAGAAGAATGGTTATATCACTTAGGTGTTCCAGAAGATGAAATCCATGATATGGCAGTCAATTCTGCACGTTGTATCCCATGTATGATGCCTTATATTACCGCATTCTTTATGCCTCGTACCAAAGGTGATCGACCAAAGGTTGTGCCTGATGGATGTGTAAACTTTGCATTTATCGGTCAGTTTGCGGATACAGTTCGTGATACAGTCTTTACAACAGAGTATTCTGTAAGAACTGCAATGGAAGCTGTATATACATTATTAGATGTTGATCGTGGTGTTCCTGAAGTATTTAATTCTTGTTACGACGTTCGTGTATTATTGGATAGTACGTATAAGATGATGGATGGTAAAAAACTATCAGAAATTGAATTGCCTTGGATGATGAAAGTCATTGAAAAGAAAGGCTTAAAGAAGATTCAGGGAACTGTTATCGAAGAATTATTACAGCGATATCATTTGATTTAA
- a CDS encoding HAD family phosphatase, translating into MVNGKDIKAVMCDVDGTILGNAGVVTEKTVKAIKKLKEKGILFGLCTGRDVKSVRNQLGEWGIEGLVDAIVGSGGGEVFDATLDFDKASFPLDGALIKEIIAHYEDLNVNFAIPYDGLLFAPKDDDLIKMLSKADGIDYRVVDFDEFLAEPKPKVMLVFEPEYMDTVIERSKTFHNDNYKSSGLITASVLYEYMDPRVTKTYGLEEIMGLHGWTMDNLCTFGDADNDHDMTLNAGVGVVMENGSELTKSVADYITGDCDHDGIAEFVEKYLL; encoded by the coding sequence ATGGTAAATGGAAAAGATATAAAAGCAGTTATGTGTGATGTAGATGGTACAATATTGGGTAATGCTGGAGTTGTGACTGAAAAGACAGTCAAAGCAATCAAAAAGTTAAAAGAAAAAGGTATTCTTTTTGGTTTATGTACAGGGCGTGATGTAAAGAGTGTAAGAAATCAGCTTGGTGAATGGGGAATTGAAGGTCTGGTAGATGCCATTGTTGGAAGTGGTGGCGGTGAAGTTTTTGATGCGACGTTGGATTTTGATAAAGCAAGTTTTCCTTTAGATGGTGCATTGATCAAAGAAATTATTGCGCATTATGAAGATTTAAATGTAAACTTTGCGATTCCATATGATGGATTATTGTTTGCGCCAAAGGATGATGATTTAATTAAAATGCTTTCTAAGGCAGATGGTATTGATTATCGTGTCGTAGATTTTGATGAATTTTTAGCGGAGCCAAAACCAAAAGTAATGTTGGTATTTGAGCCAGAATACATGGATACAGTAATTGAAAGAAGTAAGACATTCCATAATGATAACTATAAATCATCAGGATTAATTACGGCAAGTGTATTGTATGAATATATGGATCCAAGAGTCACAAAGACATATGGCTTGGAGGAAATTATGGGATTACACGGCTGGACAATGGATAATCTTTGTACCTTTGGGGATGCTGATAATGATCATGACATGACGTTAAACGCTGGTGTTGGTGTTGTCATGGAAAATGGCAGTGAGTTGACAAAGAGTGTTGCGGATTATATCACAGGCGATTGTGACCATGATGGTATTGCGGAGTTTGTGGAAAAATATTTATTGTAG
- a CDS encoding DUF362 domain-containing protein has translation MEKSKVYFTDMRALPGTNLPQKLNKLVRVAGIGNIDFEKKMVAIKIHFGEPGNLSYLRPNYAKVIVDVVKSLGGMPFLTDCNTLYVGRRKNALDHLEAAYENGFSPFSTGCHVIIGDGLKGTDDVEVPVVNGELCKSAKIGRAIMDADVFISLSHFKGHECTGFGGTLKNIGMGCGSRAGKMDQHKSGKPSVDKSICTGCHMCFKNCAHGAISFDENNHASIDHDKCVGCGRCMGACNYDAIYNENDSANDDLNKKIAEYSKAVVDGRPNFHINLVIDISPYCDCHAENDAPILPDVGMFASFDPVALDQACADACNAQTPMPNSLLNDHMHEEGFHDHHDHFTNTTPETNWKVCLEHAEKIGLGTREYELIEVK, from the coding sequence ATGGAAAAATCAAAGGTTTATTTTACAGATATGCGTGCATTGCCTGGTACAAACCTGCCTCAGAAATTGAATAAGTTAGTCAGAGTAGCTGGTATCGGAAATATTGATTTTGAGAAAAAGATGGTTGCGATAAAAATTCATTTTGGAGAACCGGGAAATCTTTCTTATCTGCGCCCAAACTATGCAAAAGTTATCGTTGATGTTGTGAAGTCATTAGGTGGTATGCCTTTTTTGACTGATTGTAATACACTTTATGTTGGTCGTAGAAAGAATGCATTAGATCATTTGGAAGCAGCATATGAAAATGGCTTTTCACCATTTAGTACTGGATGCCATGTGATCATTGGTGATGGTTTAAAAGGTACTGATGATGTAGAGGTACCTGTTGTGAATGGAGAATTATGTAAGAGTGCAAAAATTGGCCGTGCGATTATGGATGCGGATGTATTTATTTCATTAAGCCACTTTAAAGGACATGAATGTACTGGATTTGGAGGAACTTTAAAGAATATTGGTATGGGATGTGGTTCACGCGCAGGAAAAATGGATCAACATAAATCTGGTAAGCCAAGTGTAGATAAATCTATCTGTACGGGTTGTCATATGTGCTTTAAAAATTGTGCACATGGTGCAATCAGTTTTGATGAAAATAATCACGCTTCTATTGATCATGATAAATGTGTTGGTTGTGGCCGTTGTATGGGTGCTTGTAATTATGATGCTATTTATAACGAAAATGATAGTGCAAATGATGATTTAAATAAAAAAATTGCGGAATATAGCAAAGCCGTTGTGGATGGCAGACCTAACTTCCATATTAATTTAGTTATTGATATTTCACCATATTGTGATTGTCATGCGGAAAATGATGCGCCAATTTTACCTGATGTTGGTATGTTTGCTAGTTTTGATCCTGTTGCATTAGATCAGGCTTGCGCAGATGCCTGCAATGCACAGACACCAATGCCAAACAGTTTGTTAAATGATCATATGCATGAGGAAGGATTCCATGATCATCATGATCACTTTACGAATACAACACCTGAAACAAACTGGAAGGTATGCTTGGAACATGCGGAAAAGATTGGTTTAGGTACAAGAGAATATGAATTGATTGAAGTGAAATAA
- a CDS encoding LacI family DNA-binding transcriptional regulator produces MASINDVAKKANVAKSTVSLVVNNSGYVSAKTRAKVEEAMRELNYVPSQLAKNLSSRRSNIVGIVMPDVMHPFFATFIKYAELKLFHYGYMTMVCGTIGREQIEESYLDMLDRKAMDGIIMGAHTLDIDRYKKTKQPIVALDRFIGEHIPVVSSNHYQAAEKTLEILLNNKCRHVIQLVGSMILVKAENDYASCCHELFLKHGIQVHQVEVGHNTFTTEKYKKAAEMAFHLYPDVDAIIGVDMAIMECLAIAKERNIHVPNDLKLIAFDGTYITRIGERTLTAIKQPIEKLANASVDTIVQMIEGKITAKKEIILDVEVQLGDTTL; encoded by the coding sequence ATGGCAAGTATCAATGATGTTGCAAAAAAAGCGAATGTTGCGAAAAGTACAGTTTCATTAGTCGTAAATAATAGTGGATATGTTTCTGCTAAAACAAGAGCTAAAGTAGAAGAAGCGATGAGAGAACTTAATTATGTACCCAGTCAATTAGCTAAAAATCTTTCAAGCAGAAGAAGTAATATTGTCGGTATTGTAATGCCAGATGTGATGCATCCATTCTTTGCAACATTTATAAAATATGCAGAATTAAAATTATTTCATTATGGTTATATGACTATGGTATGTGGCACGATTGGTCGAGAACAAATTGAGGAAAGTTATCTTGATATGTTAGATCGAAAAGCGATGGATGGGATTATTATGGGGGCGCATACACTGGATATTGATCGATATAAAAAAACTAAACAACCTATTGTGGCCTTGGACAGGTTTATTGGGGAACATATACCAGTTGTTAGTTCTAATCATTATCAGGCAGCAGAAAAAACATTAGAGATTTTATTAAATAATAAATGCCGTCATGTTATACAATTGGTAGGAAGTATGATACTTGTGAAAGCGGAAAATGATTATGCATCATGTTGTCATGAATTGTTTTTGAAGCATGGAATACAAGTTCATCAGGTGGAAGTAGGACATAACACTTTTACAACAGAAAAATATAAAAAAGCAGCAGAAATGGCATTTCATTTATATCCAGATGTTGATGCCATTATTGGTGTAGATATGGCAATTATGGAATGTCTTGCAATTGCTAAAGAACGGAATATTCATGTACCAAATGATTTAAAATTAATTGCGTTTGATGGTACATATATTACAAGAATTGGTGAGCGTACATTAACTGCGATAAAGCAACCAATTGAAAAGCTGGCAAATGCTAGTGTTGATACAATTGTTCAAATGATAGAAGGAAAAATAACTGCAAAGAAAGAAATCATATTAGATGTAGAAGTACAATTAGGAGATACTACGTTATGA
- a CDS encoding PTS transporter subunit EIIC, translating into MKKDPRVTAEQIIAAVGGKENIVSVMHCATRLRLSLKNTSKIDIENIKKAPGVAGYFEKSGQHQIILGTGFVNKVCDEVQKITGIYDEQDCQEVSTNETTGKFQQLTKMISDIFIPIIPVLLATGILMGLQSFMTNGLHIEFDDNLNTLFNVLTGTAYTFIPVLVTWSACKKFGGSPILGIVLGLMLVSPNLPDKWNVVNGLAEPLKFALGPITLNVTGYQSSVIPAICLGWFAATLEKKLHKIIPDIVDMLLVPFLTLLISLLLGLFIVGPVLSAIEKGLTDIILSMLQLPFGIGGIVYGGGIQLLCSVGMHHTVTPIIVSIYAETGLDFINPMGSAAIAGQLGAGLAIVMMTRNKQKRANMIPALIPALFGISEPVMYGITFPLIKPFLMGCIGGAAGGAFAGIVSLAAKGTGASMLPGTLLYLQGGMIQYLLVLVISIGVAYLLTRIVMKGKVE; encoded by the coding sequence ATGAAAAAAGATCCAAGAGTCACAGCTGAGCAAATTATTGCAGCAGTTGGTGGAAAAGAAAACATTGTAAGTGTTATGCACTGCGCAACCCGTCTACGTTTATCATTGAAAAATACGTCTAAAATAGATATTGAAAATATTAAAAAAGCACCTGGAGTTGCTGGTTACTTTGAAAAAAGTGGACAACATCAAATCATTTTAGGTACTGGTTTTGTGAATAAAGTATGTGATGAAGTACAAAAGATAACTGGTATTTATGATGAACAAGATTGTCAAGAAGTAAGTACAAATGAAACTACAGGTAAATTCCAACAATTGACAAAGATGATTTCAGATATATTTATCCCTATTATTCCTGTATTATTAGCGACAGGTATTTTAATGGGATTACAAAGTTTTATGACAAATGGACTTCATATCGAATTTGATGATAATTTAAATACTTTGTTTAATGTTCTTACAGGAACTGCCTATACTTTTATCCCAGTATTAGTCACATGGTCAGCTTGTAAAAAATTTGGAGGATCACCTATTTTAGGTATCGTTTTAGGTTTAATGCTTGTTTCACCTAATCTTCCAGATAAATGGAATGTTGTGAATGGTCTGGCAGAACCATTGAAGTTTGCTCTTGGGCCAATAACTTTAAATGTTACGGGATATCAAAGTTCTGTTATTCCAGCAATTTGTTTAGGCTGGTTTGCAGCAACTTTAGAGAAAAAATTACATAAGATTATCCCTGATATTGTGGATATGTTATTAGTACCATTTTTAACATTATTAATATCTTTGTTATTGGGATTATTTATTGTGGGACCTGTATTAAGTGCAATTGAGAAAGGACTTACAGATATTATTTTAAGTATGCTACAATTACCATTTGGTATCGGTGGTATTGTATATGGTGGTGGAATCCAATTATTATGTTCTGTAGGTATGCATCATACTGTTACACCAATAATTGTGTCTATTTATGCTGAAACTGGTCTAGATTTCATCAATCCTATGGGAAGTGCAGCGATTGCAGGTCAACTTGGTGCAGGGCTTGCGATTGTAATGATGACGAGAAATAAACAAAAACGGGCAAATATGATTCCAGCTTTAATTCCAGCATTATTTGGTATATCTGAACCTGTTATGTATGGGATAACTTTCCCACTGATTAAACCATTTTTAATGGGATGTATTGGTGGTGCAGCTGGTGGTGCATTTGCTGGAATTGTATCTTTAGCGGCAAAAGGAACAGGCGCAAGTATGCTGCCAGGTACATTATTATATTTACAAGGAGGTATGATCCAATATCTACTAGTACTTGTTATCTCTATAGGTGTTGCATATTTGTTAACGAGAATCGTTATGAAAGGAAAAGTAGAATAA
- a CDS encoding sucrose-6-phosphate hydrolase, which translates to MDFSNHQNRLVRMEDVSDEYINYIHQTTIEDQWYPSFHIAPPHGLLNDPNGLCQIEGTYHIFYQWFPLGPVHGLKHWRHLTTKDFIHFDDYGCAMYPDDSYDLHGCYSGMVFKEGKQCHVYYTGIDQDDKANVCYGLLKQDKIDKQGVIVSLDKKITSDNFRDPCVFKKQDTYWMLVGGESVNGIGILPVYHGDTFHTFTYQGNLNLQNHNFGYMLECPNYFEQDGKGILFFSPQGIKSSNHYDYQNVFSVTYGIGDPIQNDLNFNAQTYYEMDKGFDFYAPQIFKDESGRYILFGWLGNSKCIYPSDKNNWAHMLTIPREIIVDGDRLVQEPLEELKSLRDEERQIDTCMSLKQAAFELELEVNDYFKIEILESKENYISFEMNEKDYILDRSHMTFMYNEKYGTRRYAKRLIKENQKIRIFVDHSSIEIFADEGKTVFTSRFYLNDIKQMKVVNAKGKYWSLKSIEIENC; encoded by the coding sequence ATTGATTTTTCAAATCATCAAAACAGACTTGTTCGTATGGAGGATGTTTCAGATGAATATATAAATTATATTCATCAAACAACTATCGAAGATCAGTGGTATCCATCTTTTCATATTGCACCACCACATGGGCTATTGAATGATCCAAATGGATTATGTCAAATAGAGGGAACATATCATATTTTTTATCAATGGTTTCCATTAGGACCAGTACATGGATTAAAACATTGGAGGCATTTAACCACAAAAGACTTTATCCACTTTGATGATTACGGATGTGCAATGTATCCAGATGATTCATATGATTTACATGGATGTTATAGTGGCATGGTTTTTAAGGAAGGAAAACAGTGTCATGTATATTACACTGGAATTGATCAGGATGACAAGGCAAATGTATGTTATGGTCTTTTAAAACAAGATAAGATTGATAAACAAGGAGTTATAGTATCTTTGGATAAAAAAATTACATCTGATAATTTTCGCGATCCATGTGTTTTCAAAAAACAGGATACATATTGGATGCTTGTTGGAGGAGAATCAGTAAATGGAATAGGAATATTGCCAGTATATCATGGAGATACTTTTCACACATTCACCTATCAGGGAAATTTAAATTTGCAAAATCATAATTTTGGTTATATGTTAGAATGTCCTAATTATTTTGAACAAGACGGGAAAGGAATTTTATTCTTTTCCCCACAAGGAATAAAAAGTTCTAATCATTATGATTATCAAAATGTTTTTTCTGTCACCTATGGGATCGGGGATCCTATTCAAAATGATTTAAATTTTAACGCACAGACATATTATGAAATGGATAAAGGATTTGATTTTTATGCCCCACAAATTTTCAAAGATGAGAGTGGAAGATATATACTATTTGGATGGCTAGGCAATTCAAAATGTATTTATCCATCAGATAAAAATAACTGGGCACATATGCTTACAATACCTAGAGAAATTATTGTTGATGGTGATCGACTTGTGCAAGAACCATTAGAAGAGTTAAAATCGTTACGTGATGAAGAACGTCAAATAGATACATGCATGAGTTTAAAACAAGCGGCATTTGAATTGGAATTGGAAGTAAATGATTATTTTAAAATTGAGATTTTAGAAAGTAAAGAAAACTATATATCTTTTGAGATGAATGAAAAAGATTATATTTTAGATCGTAGTCATATGACATTTATGTATAATGAGAAGTATGGAACTAGACGCTATGCTAAAAGACTAATCAAAGAAAATCAAAAAATCAGGATATTTGTTGATCATTCCAGCATTGAAATATTTGCGGATGAGGGAAAAACAGTGTTTACCTCGAGATTCTATTTAAATGATATAAAACAAATGAAAGTTGTAAACGCAAAAGGAAAATATTGGTCGTTAAAGTCAATAGAAATTGAAAATTGTTAG
- a CDS encoding PRD domain-containing protein, with translation MRVINRINNNVVLVKDGTQKKIVTGKGLGFKVYPGDSINERLIEQRFILQENSDEDYYVKMLKNIPLEQIKVCEKIVEKGRELLGKPLSDNLIFSLADHLNFALDRSSKNMLIDHPLANEIKQFYPNEMEVGRYAIQLIEKEMNIKLPKGEAVFMTMHIVNAAGGLSEAYDVAELTEMMSKIISFIENYFHCTIDQDSTSFSRFITHLRYYLIRQLKFEIDDSINDELLDIVKEKYPEAFHCAQMITDHLDHLYQSKSADSEKLYLTLHINRLLNKK, from the coding sequence ATGAGAGTTATCAATCGAATCAATAACAATGTCGTATTAGTAAAAGATGGTACACAAAAGAAAATCGTCACTGGAAAAGGATTGGGATTTAAGGTTTATCCAGGGGATAGCATTAATGAACGTCTAATTGAACAACGTTTTATCCTTCAGGAAAACAGTGATGAAGATTATTACGTAAAAATGTTAAAGAATATACCATTAGAACAAATAAAGGTATGTGAGAAGATTGTGGAAAAAGGCAGGGAACTGTTAGGAAAACCATTGTCAGATAATCTGATATTTTCCTTAGCGGACCACTTAAACTTTGCGTTGGATCGATCATCTAAAAATATGTTGATTGATCATCCTTTGGCAAATGAAATCAAACAGTTTTACCCTAATGAAATGGAAGTAGGCAGATATGCAATCCAGTTAATAGAAAAAGAGATGAATATCAAACTGCCAAAAGGGGAAGCCGTCTTTATGACAATGCATATCGTAAATGCAGCAGGTGGATTAAGTGAAGCATATGACGTGGCAGAATTAACAGAGATGATGTCAAAAATAATTTCATTTATTGAGAATTATTTCCATTGTACCATCGATCAGGACAGTACTTCATTTTCCAGGTTCATTACACACTTACGATATTATTTGATTCGTCAGCTGAAATTTGAAATTGATGATTCTATCAATGATGAGCTGTTGGATATTGTGAAAGAGAAATATCCTGAAGCATTTCATTGTGCACAAATGATTACCGATCATTTAGATCATTTATATCAAAGTAAGTCTGCAGATAGTGAAAAGTTATATCTAACATTACATATTAACCGATTGTTAAATAAAAAATAA
- a CDS encoding PTS glucose transporter subunit IIA produces MKNEELAKLILENVGGAKNIKNLTHCVTRLRFTLYDDKKANKKTIENLDGVLGVQEQGGQFQVIVGSKVNKVYQELIGNPQLALSEDGPKETGKKKSVISNILETISSILIPSLPPVIGGGMIKGFLFMFWEFGWIEWGSDIFNLLNIISDGMFYFYPFLLAVSAAKRFKTNPYMALAIAGSMMHPTIYEGINAGLKSLKVIGSIGVPYLDYNSSVIPIILSVWVMSYVYRFFEKKIPDIVSVIFTPMLTLVIVIPVCMIMICPLGYYIGEYIAQGVQVLIDFSPIVAGFVIGAIRPFTVLTGTHHAVRAIVSQQLATYGYTTIGAMNYMSTMAQAAAPLAIYFVLRKHNEKMKNLSLSAAVSGFLGVTEPGLYGIIVKYKVAFIATMIGGGIGGAISSVFGSAEYAMVMSSLITIPATFGNGFMGIIIGLPASIIITMAIIFVFKNKVIEEDQGVDTSKAEEMIKPKISVNMDDKLLKLNAPTKGEICALQDLSDETFAKEMMGKGIAILPQDNQICAPADGIITALFPTKHAIGMKTKDGLEVLIHIGIDTVNLNGKYFEAKVNIGDTVVQGQTLIVFDYQKVAEEHYDTHVIMVITNSDDYLDIFSNQKIETVTKDMDILTVIQ; encoded by the coding sequence ATGAAAAATGAGGAACTGGCTAAGCTGATTCTAGAAAATGTTGGCGGTGCGAAAAATATAAAAAATCTAACACATTGTGTTACAAGATTACGTTTTACGTTATATGATGATAAAAAAGCAAATAAAAAAACCATTGAGAATTTAGATGGTGTTCTGGGAGTACAAGAGCAGGGAGGACAATTTCAGGTCATTGTAGGAAGTAAAGTGAATAAAGTTTACCAGGAATTAATCGGCAATCCACAATTAGCTTTATCTGAGGATGGTCCAAAAGAAACGGGAAAGAAAAAATCAGTGATTTCTAATATATTGGAAACGATATCTTCTATATTGATTCCAAGCTTACCACCAGTAATTGGCGGAGGTATGATCAAAGGTTTCCTATTTATGTTCTGGGAGTTTGGATGGATTGAATGGGGAAGTGATATCTTTAATCTATTAAATATTATTTCTGATGGAATGTTCTATTTTTATCCATTCCTGTTAGCAGTCAGTGCCGCAAAACGTTTTAAAACAAATCCATATATGGCACTTGCGATTGCCGGATCTATGATGCATCCGACCATTTATGAAGGCATTAATGCTGGATTAAAAAGTTTAAAAGTAATAGGTTCTATTGGTGTACCATATCTTGATTATAATTCCTCTGTTATCCCGATTATATTATCTGTATGGGTGATGAGTTATGTATATCGATTCTTTGAGAAAAAAATACCAGACATTGTAAGTGTGATTTTTACACCCATGTTAACATTGGTTATCGTCATTCCTGTATGTATGATCATGATTTGTCCATTGGGTTATTATATTGGCGAATATATTGCACAGGGCGTTCAGGTATTAATTGATTTCTCACCAATTGTGGCAGGATTTGTAATTGGAGCTATCCGCCCATTTACAGTATTAACTGGAACACATCATGCAGTCCGTGCAATTGTATCTCAGCAGTTAGCAACTTATGGATATACTACAATAGGCGCTATGAATTATATGAGTACCATGGCACAGGCCGCTGCACCACTTGCTATTTATTTTGTATTAAGAAAACACAATGAAAAAATGAAGAATTTATCACTATCTGCAGCTGTTTCAGGATTCCTTGGTGTTACAGAACCAGGATTATATGGAATTATTGTGAAATATAAAGTCGCATTTATCGCAACGATGATTGGCGGTGGAATTGGTGGTGCGATATCATCAGTATTTGGATCCGCAGAATATGCGATGGTTATGTCATCTTTAATCACGATTCCAGCAACATTTGGTAATGGATTTATGGGTATCATCATTGGTTTACCAGCATCCATTATCATTACAATGGCTATCATCTTTGTGTTTAAGAATAAAGTGATTGAAGAAGATCAAGGTGTCGATACATCAAAAGCAGAAGAAATGATAAAACCAAAAATTAGTGTGAATATGGATGATAAATTATTAAAACTAAATGCTCCCACAAAAGGTGAAATCTGTGCTTTACAAGATTTATCAGATGAAACATTCGCAAAAGAAATGATGGGAAAAGGTATCGCTATTTTACCACAGGATAATCAAATCTGTGCACCTGCTGATGGTATCATTACAGCTTTATTTCCAACCAAACATGCCATTGGTATGAAAACAAAAGATGGTTTAGAAGTGTTGATTCATATAGGCATTGATACCGTAAATTTGAATGGTAAATACTTTGAAGCAAAGGTGAATATTGGTGATACAGTGGTTCAGGGGCAAACGTTGATTGTCTTTGATTATCAAAAAGTAGCTGAAGAACATTACGATACACATGTAATAATGGTAATTACAAATTCAGATGATTATTTAGATATATTTTCAAATCAAAAAATAGAAACAGTCACAAAGGATATGGATATCCTGACAGTGATTCAATAG